A window from Mycteria americana isolate JAX WOST 10 ecotype Jacksonville Zoo and Gardens unplaced genomic scaffold, USCA_MyAme_1.0 Scaffold_43, whole genome shotgun sequence encodes these proteins:
- the HIF3A gene encoding hypoxia-inducible factor 3-alpha: MDGRPGARSTPELRKERSRDAARCRRSRETEVFYQLAHTLPFARGVSAHLDKASIMRLTISYLRVHRLLAAGAWAAAAEEVDGCYLKALSGFVMVLSEAGDMIFLSENVNRLLGLSQLELIGHSVFDFVHPCDHEELQDVLSPRQAVPRRRGERSGRSFSLRMKSTLTGRGRCLNLKAASWKVLHCAGHMRSYAGAGGGDPPLRCLVLICEAIPHPGAIETPLGSGTVLSRHSMDMKFTYCDDRVAPAPLTRPAAASGTASWPRLLLLSAPTHWLRSTHTRHRHAPFQRREGAWPARGAPPPGLQ, encoded by the exons GTCGACGCCGGAGCTGCGGAAGGAGCGCTCGCGGGACGCGGCGCGGTGCCGGCGCAGCCGGGAGACGGAGGTCTTCTACCAGCTGGCGCACACCCTGCCCTTCGCCCGCGGCGTCAGCGCCCACCTCGACAAGGCCTCCATCATGCGCCTCACCATCAGCTACCTGCGCGTCCACCGCCTCCTCGCCGCCG GCgcctgggcggcggcggcggaggaggtgGATGGGTGCTACCTGAAGGCGCTGAGCGGGTTCGTGATGGTGCTGAGCGAGGCGGGGGACATGATCTTCCTCTCCGAGAACGTCAACCGGCTCCTGGGGCTCAGCCAG cTGGAGCTGATCGGCCACAGCGTCTTCGACTTCGTGCACCCCTGTGACCACGAGGAGCTGCAGGACGTGCTCAGCCCCCGGCAGG CggtgccgcggcggcggggggagcgctcGGGGCGCAGCTTCTCCCTGCGGATGAAGAGCACCCTGACGGGGCGCGGGCGGTGCCTGAACCTCAAGGCGGCCTCCTGGAag GTGCTGCACTGCGCGGGGCACATGCGCTCGtacgcgggggccggggggggggacccccccctgcGCTGCCTGGTGCTGATCTGCGAGGCCATTCCCCACCCGGGGGCCATCGAGACCCCCCTGGGCTCCGGCACCGTCCTCAGCCGCCACTCCATGGACATGAAGTTCACCTACTGCGACGACAg ggtcgccccggccccactcacccGCCCGGCCGCTGCTTCCGGCACCGCCTCCTggccccgcctcctcctcctcagcgcGCCCACCCATTGGCTGCGGAGCACACACACACGGCACCGCCACGCCCCATTCCAGCGCAGAGAGGGGGCGTGGCCGGCGCGGGGAGCCCCGCCCCCTGGCTTGCAGTAG
- the TBCB gene encoding LOW QUALITY PROTEIN: tubulin-folding cofactor B (The sequence of the model RefSeq protein was modified relative to this genomic sequence to represent the inferred CDS: deleted 3 bases in 3 codons), with amino-acid sequence MKAAAEPGAGPVPVLGTGSVSLSVSSSLNAFRAHKRYSTGLTIAEFKCKLELVVGSPASCMDLELYSAEEELLGRLDCDEALLGSYPVADGCRVHVIDRSGARIGEYEDVSQVEKYEMADSDYEKRPESLRSFLRQRHWGRYDTEGTRRQAARAAQRRAQEAALAAALPLGARCQVRVPGQPCKRATIMYVGQTDFKPGYWVGVRYDEPLGKHDGSVGGRRYFECQPKYGAFVKPQSVTLGDFPEEDDGLEDEL; translated from the exons ATGaaggcggcggcggagcccggggccgggccggtgcCGGTCCTTGGGACGGGCTCCGTGTCGCTGTCGGTGAGTAGCAGTCTGAACGCCTTCCGCGCCCACAAGCGCTACAGCACCGGCCTCACCATCGCCGAGTTCAAG tgcAAACTGGAGCTGGTGGTGGGCAGCCCGGCCTCCTGCATGGACCTGGAGCTGTACAGCGccgaggaggagctgctggggcgCCTGGACTGCGACGAGGCCCTGCTGGGCTCCTACCCCGTGGCCGACGGTTGCCGCGTGCAC GTGATCGACCGGAGCGGGGCGCGCATCGGGGAGTACGAGGACGTCTCGCAGGTGGAGAAGTACGAGATGGCCGACAGCGACTACGAGAAGCGGCCAG AGTCCCTCCGGTCCTTCCTGCGACAGCGGCACTGGGGACGCTATGACACGGAGGGGACGCGGCGCCAGGCGGcccgagcagca cagcgccgggcgcaggaggcggcgctggcggccgccCTC CCCCTGGGCGCCCGCTGCCAGGTCCGGGTGCCGGGACAGCCCTGCAAGCGGGCCACCATCATGTACGTGG GCCAAACCGACTTCAAGCCGGGATACTGGGTGGGCGTCCGCTACGACGAGCCGCTGGGCAAGCATGATGGCAG cgTGGGCGGCCGCCGGTATTTCGAGTGCCAGCCCAAGTACGGCGCCTTCGTCAAGCCCCAGAGCGTCACC CTGGGGGACTTCCCCGAGGAGGACGATGGCCTCGAGGACGAGCTGtga
- the POLR2I gene encoding DNA-directed RNA polymerase II subunit RPB9 isoform X2: MRGAAMEADGTYEPGFVGIRFCQECNNMLYPKEDKENRILLYACRNCDYQQEADNSCIYVNKITHEVDELTQIIADVSQDPTLPRTEDHPCQKCGHKEAVFFQSHSARAEDAMRLYYVCTAPHCGHRWTE, translated from the exons ATGCGCGGGGCCGCCATGGAGGCGGACGGGACCTACGAGCCGGGCTTCGTGGGGATCCGCTTCTGCCAGGAGTG caACAACATGCTGTACCCcaaggaggacaaggagaacCGGATCCTGCTCTACGCC TGCCGTAACTGTGACTACCAGCAAGAGGCTGACAACAGCTGCATCTACGTCAACAAGATCACCCACGAAGTGGA CGAGCTCACGCAGATCATCGCCGACGTCTCCCAGGACCCCACGCTGCCCCGCACCGAGGACCACCCCTGCCAGAA gtgCGGGCACAAGGAAGCCGTCTTCTTCCAGTCCCACAGCGCCAGAGCCGAG GACGCCATGAGGCTCTACTACGTCTGTACCGCCCCGCACTGCGGCCATCGCTGGACCGAGTGA